A single window of Methylacidimicrobium sp. AP8 DNA harbors:
- a CDS encoding OmpA family protein, with protein MKSFLFIRRLLLAIDSPELFLILALLVGVAGCARPKKDRGTPAPEEESLTTSPLPNRGDFNPETDVNYAPLRAETVYFAFDSSAIPSSERGKLEKAAQWMTENSESSLLLAGHCDERGTEEYNRGLGERRALAVREYLIGLGISPQRLHTISYGKDRPVSPGHTEADYARNRRVELGVIVR; from the coding sequence ATGAAATCCTTCCTCTTCATCCGCCGTCTCCTTCTCGCGATCGACTCTCCCGAACTCTTTCTGATCCTGGCGCTTCTCGTCGGTGTAGCCGGTTGCGCAAGACCGAAGAAAGACCGAGGAACTCCCGCTCCGGAAGAGGAATCCCTGACCACCTCCCCGCTGCCGAATCGCGGGGACTTCAATCCGGAAACCGATGTCAACTATGCGCCGCTTCGCGCCGAGACCGTTTATTTCGCCTTTGACAGCTCGGCGATCCCGAGCAGCGAAAGGGGCAAGCTGGAAAAGGCGGCGCAATGGATGACCGAGAACTCCGAGAGTTCTCTTCTGTTGGCGGGTCATTGCGACGAGCGGGGCACGGAGGAATACAATCGCGGCCTGGGAGAACGGAGGGCGCTCGCCGTCCGCGAATATCTCATCGGTCTCGGCATCTCGCCTCAGCGCCTCCATACGATCAGTTACGGCAAGGATCGGCCGGTGTCCCCCGGCCACACCGAGGCGGACTACGCCCGGAATCGCCGAGTAGAGTTGGGAGTCATTGTACGATAG
- a CDS encoding energy transducer TonB — MARDSIFGEETTPLRESLPIRSFRRTYLLVAAGHLLALLLFILLAKFSASRPPAPNFFSPVSAGNIGPGSATPVRSHPVPELSSASGSESAPKGGSAAGKVPAAGKLLPVAASRKQASPSRKPSIRPNLHEVTRTLPADEPPARASAELRHAESSPIPVSARKSPSGEGEEAGSLSSDPSSSGPAWYYSLIRDRLYAAWDQPLQLSGQNLVAKVQIFVAKDGRISKPVLLSSSGNEEFDRSVLAAAHRVDALGEPRPSDVPQIVTVTFRMVR; from the coding sequence GTGGCCCGCGATTCGATCTTCGGTGAGGAAACCACTCCGCTACGGGAGTCCCTCCCGATCCGTTCCTTCCGGCGTACCTATCTGCTGGTTGCTGCCGGCCACCTTCTCGCACTGTTGCTTTTCATCCTGCTCGCGAAGTTCTCGGCGAGCCGCCCGCCCGCCCCGAACTTCTTTTCCCCTGTTTCCGCAGGCAATATAGGGCCGGGCTCGGCTACACCGGTGCGGAGCCATCCGGTACCGGAGCTTTCTTCGGCATCCGGCTCGGAATCGGCCCCAAAAGGGGGTTCCGCGGCGGGAAAGGTTCCTGCCGCCGGGAAGCTTCTGCCGGTCGCGGCGTCAAGAAAGCAGGCCAGCCCGTCCCGGAAGCCTTCGATTCGGCCCAACCTGCACGAGGTCACACGCACTCTCCCCGCGGACGAGCCGCCTGCCCGGGCGTCGGCCGAGCTGCGGCACGCGGAATCGTCGCCAATACCGGTCTCTGCGCGGAAGAGCCCCTCCGGCGAGGGCGAGGAAGCCGGATCCTTATCGTCGGATCCTTCTTCATCCGGTCCCGCCTGGTACTACTCGCTGATTCGCGATCGGCTCTACGCGGCCTGGGATCAGCCTCTTCAACTCTCGGGCCAAAACCTTGTCGCCAAGGTCCAGATTTTCGTTGCCAAGGATGGCCGCATCTCTAAACCTGTCCTCCTCAGCTCGTCCGGGAATGAGGAGTTTGACCGCAGCGTTTTGGCAGCGGCCCATCGAGTCGATGCGCTGGGGGAGCCTCGTCCTTCGGACGTGCCGCAGATCGTTACGGTTACCTTCCGGATGGTGCGCTGA
- a CDS encoding replication-associated recombination protein A, with amino-acid sequence MDELFPIAPDTRSSDTTIIPLAARLRPRRLEEIVGQEHLLAPGKPLRRLVDADRLGSVILFGPPGSGKTSFAEAVAIQSKRPFARLNAADSGVPELRKILERASSHYSRRGEPTVVFLDEIHRFNRAQQDSLLSGVEEGMIRLIGATTHNPCFALTAPLLSRSQVFEFAPLSADHLERILARALEDSERGLGRFRCRLDPQARKHLIAAAEGDARRLLNALEVAVLTTPPSGQGIIEIDLAAAEDSCRRKMPRYDRDGDEHYDTISAFIKAVRGGDPDSSLYWLAKMLVAGEDPRFLARRLVILAAEDIGLADPSALPLAVAASQAVEQIGMPEGRIPLAEATVYLAAAPKSNAAYAAINRAMERIEKGETIPVPAALRDSHYAGAVRIGRGVGYQYSHDYPEAIAPQGYGVAAGSFYQPTDRGAEKEIADRLKRWRLLRSQASGPSGENASACRER; translated from the coding sequence GTGGACGAACTCTTTCCGATCGCGCCCGACACCCGATCCTCTGACACGACAATCATTCCCTTGGCCGCCCGGCTTCGGCCGCGCAGGTTGGAGGAGATCGTCGGGCAAGAGCACCTGCTTGCTCCCGGCAAGCCGCTCCGACGGCTCGTCGATGCGGACCGGCTCGGTTCGGTGATTCTCTTCGGCCCTCCGGGCAGCGGGAAGACGTCTTTCGCCGAGGCCGTCGCCATCCAGTCGAAGCGGCCTTTCGCGCGTCTGAACGCGGCGGATTCCGGTGTCCCGGAGCTTCGCAAGATCCTGGAGCGAGCCTCCTCTCACTATTCCCGGCGAGGTGAGCCGACTGTCGTTTTCTTGGACGAGATCCATCGATTCAATCGAGCGCAGCAGGATAGCCTGCTTTCCGGGGTGGAGGAGGGGATGATCCGCCTAATCGGCGCGACGACCCACAACCCATGCTTCGCGCTGACCGCGCCGCTGCTATCCCGCTCCCAGGTCTTCGAATTCGCCCCGCTTTCGGCGGACCATCTGGAGCGCATCCTCGCGCGAGCTCTGGAAGATTCCGAGCGCGGCCTCGGCCGGTTCCGCTGCCGCCTGGATCCGCAAGCCCGCAAGCACCTGATCGCGGCGGCCGAAGGGGACGCCCGACGGCTTCTGAACGCCCTGGAGGTGGCTGTTCTCACAACCCCCCCTTCCGGGCAAGGGATCATCGAGATCGATCTGGCCGCCGCCGAGGACTCCTGCCGGCGGAAGATGCCCCGCTATGATCGAGACGGGGATGAGCATTACGATACGATTTCGGCGTTCATCAAGGCGGTCCGAGGCGGAGACCCGGATTCGAGCCTCTACTGGCTGGCGAAGATGCTGGTCGCCGGAGAGGATCCCCGCTTTCTGGCCCGACGGCTCGTCATCTTGGCAGCCGAAGACATCGGACTGGCCGATCCCTCGGCCCTCCCCCTGGCGGTTGCCGCTTCGCAGGCCGTCGAGCAGATCGGCATGCCCGAAGGCCGGATTCCGCTGGCGGAGGCGACCGTCTACCTGGCAGCTGCCCCGAAAAGCAACGCCGCGTATGCGGCCATCAACCGGGCGATGGAAAGGATCGAAAAAGGAGAGACCATCCCGGTCCCCGCGGCGCTGCGCGATAGCCACTACGCAGGAGCGGTCCGGATCGGACGCGGTGTCGGCTATCAATACAGCCATGACTATCCGGAAGCGATCGCCCCGCAAGGATACGGTGTAGCCGCCGGCAGCTTCTATCAGCCTACGGATCGCGGCGCGGAAAAGGAGATCGCCGATCGTCTGAAGCGATGGCGGCTCTTGCGCTCGCAGGCAAGCGGGCCGTCCGGCGAAAACGCCTCCGCCTGCCGAGAGCGTTAG
- a CDS encoding biopolymer transporter ExbD, which translates to MKRFSQRSATRGFSELNLTPMLDFAFTLLVIFLITTPLLENSIDVALPQASANRRPPDPRFVQTVTVTRTGALYWNQEPITGAQLPAKIAEALRAHPDLAVAVRADPDLRYQDLVAVFDALQTGGVPQVALVHAEGKPGRPPSAP; encoded by the coding sequence GTGAAGCGCTTCTCCCAGCGATCGGCGACGCGCGGGTTCTCCGAGCTGAACCTGACCCCGATGCTCGATTTCGCTTTTACCCTGCTGGTGATCTTCTTGATCACCACCCCGCTCCTGGAAAACAGCATCGATGTCGCTCTGCCGCAAGCGTCCGCCAATCGCCGCCCTCCCGATCCCCGCTTCGTGCAGACGGTAACGGTCACCAGAACGGGGGCCCTGTATTGGAATCAGGAACCGATCACCGGCGCCCAGCTCCCCGCTAAGATTGCAGAAGCGCTCCGTGCTCACCCGGATCTGGCGGTCGCGGTCCGGGCGGATCCCGATCTCCGATACCAGGACTTGGTGGCGGTCTTTGATGCGCTGCAAACCGGTGGGGTGCCACAAGTGGCTCTTGTGCATGCCGAGGGGAAACCTGGACGCCCTCCTTCCGCTCCTTGA
- a CDS encoding biopolymer transporter Tol, with protein MSWSQVEVTGGKVDVELLPFSGPEGARAQAIVRADLIRTLLIQVTSGAHARFEATAAMGSGSLTGRIIDRRQKGPPAERTFTGDLRTIAHQFADMITQQATGVSGFATSRVAFISQDTGFKELYIMDIDGANVQRLTADRSISAHPRWSHDGALLAYTSYRSGYPDVYIVKLEKRTRSRVAFFPGINSGAAFSPDDLTLALTLSKDGNPEIYLMPVEGGSPRQLTHNRATNTSPSWSPDGKEIVYTSDERGSVQLFVISAQGGSPRRLLTGNAYSSEPDWSPDGKKIAYAARIAGEFQIGLYDLASSTATLLTSGGGQDPSWTRNSRHLVFAHGGSLYLLDSVTKQIAALPNGLSRCSEPSVSP; from the coding sequence TTGTCCTGGAGTCAGGTGGAGGTGACCGGCGGGAAGGTCGACGTCGAGCTGCTGCCGTTCAGCGGGCCGGAGGGCGCCAGGGCTCAGGCCATCGTCCGCGCCGATCTCATCCGAACCCTTCTCATTCAAGTGACTTCCGGCGCGCATGCGCGCTTCGAAGCGACGGCGGCGATGGGCTCCGGATCGCTGACCGGCCGCATCATCGACCGGCGTCAGAAAGGGCCGCCGGCGGAACGGACTTTCACGGGGGATCTGCGTACGATCGCGCATCAGTTTGCCGACATGATTACGCAGCAGGCGACGGGCGTCTCCGGCTTCGCAACCAGCCGCGTCGCGTTCATTTCGCAAGACACGGGGTTCAAGGAACTCTATATCATGGACATCGATGGAGCGAACGTTCAGCGCCTTACTGCCGATCGGTCGATCAGCGCGCATCCCCGCTGGAGCCACGACGGCGCGCTGCTCGCCTATACCTCTTACCGCAGCGGCTACCCGGATGTGTACATCGTGAAGCTCGAAAAACGGACGCGTAGCCGGGTGGCCTTCTTCCCTGGGATCAACTCGGGCGCCGCTTTTTCGCCCGACGATCTAACGCTCGCGCTCACGCTCAGCAAGGATGGGAATCCGGAAATCTATCTCATGCCCGTCGAGGGGGGATCTCCCCGGCAATTGACGCATAATCGTGCGACCAACACCTCTCCAAGCTGGTCTCCCGACGGAAAAGAGATTGTCTATACCTCGGACGAAAGGGGAAGTGTCCAGCTCTTCGTGATCTCCGCCCAAGGAGGATCGCCGCGCCGCCTGCTGACCGGGAACGCCTACAGCTCGGAGCCGGATTGGTCCCCGGACGGAAAGAAGATTGCCTATGCCGCCCGGATCGCCGGAGAATTTCAAATCGGCCTTTACGATCTCGCTTCCTCGACCGCGACGCTCCTCACCAGCGGCGGCGGACAAGACCCTTCCTGGACAAGAAACTCCCGCCATCTGGTCTTCGCTCACGGCGGTTCTCTCTATCTCCTCGATTCGGTCACCAAGCAGATCGCGGCCCTGCCCAACGGTCTGTCCCGCTGCAGCGAGCCGTCTGTTTCCCCTTGA